From Chryseobacterium shandongense, the proteins below share one genomic window:
- the rsmG gene encoding 16S rRNA (guanine(527)-N(7))-methyltransferase RsmG: MSTTLLLKYFPDLTEKQIEQFGKLEDLYHEWNEKINVISRKDMESLYEKHILHSLGVAKVMEFAPGTKVLDIGTGGGFPGIPLAILFPETEFTLIDSIGKKITVVKAVAEGVGLQNVNAIHGRAEKLKEKFHFVVSRAVTQMPEFLKWLKGKFEKEQFNPKHNGILYLKGGDLAEELAGLKCEIFNLKNYFDEEFFDTKKVVYVSKGNFNS, encoded by the coding sequence ATGTCTACAACGTTACTACTAAAATACTTTCCGGATCTTACAGAAAAACAGATTGAACAGTTTGGCAAGCTGGAAGATCTTTATCATGAATGGAATGAAAAAATCAATGTGATTTCCAGGAAAGATATGGAGTCCCTTTATGAGAAACATATTTTACATTCTCTGGGAGTTGCCAAAGTCATGGAGTTTGCTCCCGGAACAAAAGTTTTGGATATTGGGACAGGCGGTGGTTTCCCCGGAATTCCTTTGGCGATTTTGTTTCCGGAAACAGAATTTACCCTGATTGATTCCATTGGAAAGAAAATAACTGTTGTAAAGGCAGTTGCAGAAGGGGTAGGATTGCAGAATGTAAATGCCATCCACGGAAGGGCGGAGAAGCTGAAGGAGAAATTTCATTTTGTGGTAAGTCGTGCGGTTACACAGATGCCGGAATTTCTGAAATGGTTAAAGGGCAAATTTGAAAAAGAACAGTTTAATCCCAAACATAACGGAATTTTATATTTGAAAGGCGGAGACCTTGCTGAAGAGCTTGCCGGACTTAAATGTGAAATTTTTAATCTTAAAAACTATTTTGATGAAGAATTTTTTGATACGAAAAAAGTGGTTTACGTGTCAAAAGGCAATTTTAATTCTTAA
- a CDS encoding DUF922 domain-containing protein, producing the protein MKWIFLTCFLVSNVVFGQKIYWSENVKLNWDNFKSKVNNQRGANVVAYTNCGWIYSYVKSSNPKAPVKIEISTVFNEDKSWKDVKRINDYVLLHEQKHFDVAELYSRKLRKEIAENIKTSSDFDRKFKTIYNKILKEYQDFQRQYDGETKNGILEDKQSEYNRIIAEGLENYKSYKSS; encoded by the coding sequence ATGAAATGGATTTTTTTAACATGTTTTCTTGTTTCTAATGTAGTATTCGGACAGAAAATATATTGGAGCGAAAATGTAAAACTAAACTGGGACAACTTTAAGAGTAAAGTTAATAACCAGAGAGGAGCCAATGTTGTGGCGTATACCAATTGCGGATGGATTTATTCTTATGTAAAATCCTCCAATCCAAAAGCTCCCGTAAAAATAGAAATCAGTACCGTTTTCAATGAAGATAAATCCTGGAAAGACGTTAAAAGGATCAACGATTATGTGCTGCTTCACGAACAGAAACATTTTGATGTTGCCGAATTATATTCCCGAAAACTTCGTAAGGAAATAGCGGAAAATATAAAGACTTCTTCAGATTTCGACAGGAAATTCAAAACCATTTACAATAAAATTCTTAAAGAATATCAGGACTTCCAGAGGCAATATGACGGAGAAACAAAAAATGGAATACTGGAGGATAAACAATCGGAATATAATCGTATTATTGCTGAAGGATTGGAAAATTATAAAAGCTATAAATCGTCTTGA
- a CDS encoding PD-(D/E)XK nuclease family protein gives MKFLNKIIDELLEQNTDLSGFNVILPGKRPIVFIRQILKERNYSGFLPNFFTIEELIHRIADTQEIQGISLWLFAFDVYKSLNLIPNDDFSEFLKWFPTLQKDWDDMMKFSEDDQAVLHYMFDEERIKDWAQNLGDEEDVPRRKFLNFWKNMNVFLPILKKRLQEKNWATSGMIHETAKKHIEEFSKNTKEEFIFCGFNAFTPMEEKLVRSLLQWNKGQCFFQADRYYFDDERQEAGKFLRDHKIWKEFNDSRAFNWIEDDFNQPKNIKVYEVSGNITQTKILPEIFKDIEDKTYSNTAVVLLDENLLPASLDVMYGIQNLNITMGFPLKNLSFSNAVKQLFYLQKQLEKNKSSYYYRDIFPILEELPKSAEDELVINNFKSKIEERNIVYISNKLMNELLSDLSYFNLLQKARSTNDYLDALIAFCQEIKWLEIDDIQYENISHFENAFRIIKNQLSPYQFEIKMETLEILINQHINSESIDFQGEPLRGLQIMGLLETRLLNFENVIMLSVNEGKLPLGNSQNTYIPFDVRKFFDLHTFLENDSIYAYHFYRLIQDSKNVHLLFNALSSGVNTGEKSRFITQIEMESSHEIEHLIIENSSEPIITQPIEITKTDIVLERLEKWKAKVSASHLTSYLYNPIDFYLSKILNTSETDEIEEELSVKNYGNLVHYSLQEVYEALKGKALKENDLKNSIKAIDHFIEVAIDKLKHQPEFYEKGMNFIHRAIAKKVIQTILSHDLELVKNGNTLEIIDIEKRFEGVDFYLNETDKISFFGFIDRIDRLNGTLRIIDYKTAKIKNLVVKIDEDKIEEYFHNSDRKQALQLCIYQYVVENLPEFWGMPVETGIWSFAEAKKGVVSLQFEKGTIEDAMKSVKSLIEEILNPDINFVEEIKTYSN, from the coding sequence TTGAAATTCCTGAATAAAATCATTGATGAACTTCTTGAACAAAACACGGATCTCTCCGGGTTTAATGTTATCTTGCCCGGAAAGCGGCCTATTGTCTTTATCCGACAGATCTTAAAAGAAAGGAATTACTCAGGGTTTCTTCCCAACTTTTTTACCATTGAAGAGCTGATTCACCGCATTGCCGATACGCAGGAAATCCAGGGAATTTCCCTGTGGCTTTTTGCGTTTGACGTTTATAAAAGTCTTAATCTTATCCCGAATGACGATTTTTCAGAATTCCTGAAATGGTTTCCTACGTTGCAGAAAGACTGGGATGATATGATGAAATTCTCTGAAGATGACCAGGCCGTTCTGCATTATATGTTTGATGAAGAAAGAATCAAAGACTGGGCACAGAATCTTGGCGACGAAGAAGATGTTCCGAGGAGGAAATTCCTGAATTTCTGGAAAAACATGAATGTTTTTCTTCCGATACTGAAGAAAAGATTGCAGGAGAAGAATTGGGCAACTTCCGGCATGATTCATGAGACGGCAAAAAAACACATTGAAGAGTTTTCTAAAAATACAAAAGAAGAATTCATTTTTTGTGGCTTCAACGCTTTCACGCCGATGGAGGAAAAATTGGTAAGAAGTCTCTTGCAATGGAATAAAGGACAGTGTTTCTTTCAGGCCGACAGATATTATTTTGATGATGAAAGGCAGGAAGCCGGGAAATTCCTCAGAGACCATAAAATATGGAAGGAATTTAATGACAGTCGTGCTTTCAATTGGATTGAAGACGATTTTAATCAGCCTAAAAATATAAAAGTCTACGAGGTTTCCGGAAATATTACCCAAACCAAAATTCTACCGGAAATTTTTAAAGATATTGAAGATAAAACCTACTCAAATACAGCAGTAGTTTTGCTGGACGAAAATCTTTTGCCTGCAAGTCTGGATGTAATGTACGGAATTCAGAATCTGAACATTACGATGGGTTTTCCGTTGAAGAACCTTTCTTTTTCAAATGCTGTAAAACAGCTTTTTTATCTTCAGAAACAATTGGAGAAAAATAAATCTTCCTATTACTACCGGGATATTTTTCCTATCCTTGAAGAACTTCCAAAATCTGCTGAAGATGAATTGGTTATCAATAATTTTAAATCGAAAATCGAAGAAAGAAATATCGTTTATATTTCTAACAAGTTGATGAATGAGCTGCTGAGTGATCTTTCTTATTTCAATCTTCTCCAGAAAGCCCGTTCAACCAATGATTATCTTGATGCTCTCATTGCTTTCTGCCAAGAAATCAAATGGCTTGAAATTGATGATATTCAATATGAAAACATTTCGCATTTCGAGAACGCATTTAGAATTATTAAAAACCAGCTTTCCCCATATCAGTTTGAAATAAAAATGGAGACGCTGGAAATCCTTATTAATCAGCATATCAATTCAGAAAGCATTGACTTTCAGGGTGAGCCATTGCGGGGATTGCAGATTATGGGACTTTTAGAAACCCGTCTTCTCAATTTTGAAAATGTGATTATGCTTTCGGTAAATGAAGGTAAACTTCCGTTGGGAAACTCACAGAACACCTATATTCCTTTTGATGTAAGAAAGTTTTTTGATCTGCATACTTTTCTGGAGAATGACAGCATTTATGCCTATCATTTTTACCGGCTTATTCAGGATTCAAAGAATGTTCATTTGCTGTTTAACGCTTTAAGTTCAGGGGTTAATACCGGAGAAAAAAGCCGATTTATTACGCAGATTGAAATGGAAAGTTCCCATGAAATTGAGCATCTCATTATTGAAAATTCTTCGGAGCCTATTATTACACAACCTATCGAGATCACGAAAACGGATATTGTCCTTGAAAGACTGGAGAAGTGGAAGGCTAAAGTTTCGGCATCACATCTTACCAGTTACCTTTATAATCCTATTGATTTCTATCTATCAAAGATTCTGAATACTTCGGAAACTGATGAAATTGAAGAAGAACTTTCAGTGAAAAATTATGGAAACCTGGTTCACTATTCACTTCAAGAAGTATATGAAGCTTTAAAGGGTAAAGCGCTTAAAGAAAACGATTTAAAGAATTCAATTAAAGCAATAGATCATTTTATAGAAGTGGCTATTGACAAGCTCAAACACCAACCCGAGTTTTATGAAAAGGGAATGAACTTCATTCATCGGGCCATTGCTAAAAAAGTAATTCAAACCATTCTTTCCCACGATCTTGAATTGGTGAAAAATGGAAATACTTTAGAAATTATTGATATTGAGAAACGTTTTGAAGGGGTAGATTTTTATCTAAATGAAACCGACAAAATTTCATTCTTTGGGTTTATTGACAGAATTGACAGGCTGAACGGAACATTAAGAATTATAGATTATAAGACCGCTAAAATCAAGAATCTCGTCGTAAAAATTGATGAGGATAAAATCGAAGAATACTTTCATAATAGCGACCGGAAACAAGCATTGCAGCTTTGCATTTATCAGTACGTCGTTGAAAATCTTCCTGAGTTCTGGGGAATGCCTGTAGAGACCGGAATCTGGAGCTTTGCCGAAGCGAAAAAAGGCGTTGTTTCGTTACAGTTTGAAAAAGGAACTATTGAAGATGCAATGAAATCTGTCAAAAGTCTCATTGAAGAAATCCTGAATCCGGATATTAATTTTGTGGAAGAAATTAAAACGTATTCCAATTAA
- a CDS encoding SusC/RagA family TonB-linked outer membrane protein, whose product MNVRISRSLGMVAVLYFTANFNAQNTQNDTLQKEQKIEEVVMIGYGTQKKSNVTGAISSIKASDIENIPAGKPEQVLQGRAAGVNVITNSGQPGSSATIRVRGITSYYSNNDPLWVVDGIVVDGIGWLNQSDIESMEVLKDGASSAIYGVSAARGVILVTTKKGRRGKLNLSYNGSYGTARASRKLDLLDATQYATILNEAYVNGGQNPVFQNPQSLGGGTDWQNVIFGTGERSNHEVSISGGNEKSTFYGSFGYFDQTGIVLSDISYYKRLTGRLNSTHKLTDWLTIGQTFAYTHTKSQGINSNGEFGGPLSSAVNLDPTTPVVVTDPAVANSNTYSNPNIVRDPYGNPYGISTLVGQEMSNPLAFRYTQLGNSGWSDDFIANIFAEVKFLKDFTFKSSINGKKAYWGNQNFTPLFYLNPNYSNLNFNSLSRTTQQKLEWSFENTLTWQKRFGEHNLNVLAGTGYYEYNIGFGQTVTHTNLPISNYQDASFNYFVPQDQKNMNAWDYVNTHKASYFGRIVYDYANKYLFTGTIRRDGSSKFPNANHWGTFPAFSLGWNVDKENFWPENKIVNTLKLRGGYGVLGNDGIGDFLFASFYVPGANYTNGSNVIMPGYIPNTLANPELKWESTSQLNIATDIKFLNNFNLTVDYYKKKTSDILRQIQIPGYVGVTVAPTANIGDMENEGVEVELGYRKNWTDFGVSVNGNFAYLKNTVTSLESGREYIDGPGFQSMGPVSRIQVGESYGSFYGYKTLGIFQNQDQINTYRNASGQLILPDAKPGDFIWADTNGDGKITDLDKVNLGNSVPKYTFGMTVNMNYKNWDFMVFAQGQAGNKIFQGLRRLDILNANYQTAILDRWTGEGTSNTTPRVTTNDTNHNYTWMSEYYLQKGDYVRVKLVQLGYTLPQTMTQNFGVSKLRFYITAENLFTFTKYTGYDPEIAAGDSFGIDRAYYPQAKTFLFGANITF is encoded by the coding sequence ATGAATGTAAGAATATCTAGAAGTTTGGGAATGGTTGCAGTGCTTTACTTTACTGCCAATTTCAATGCCCAGAACACACAGAATGACACCCTCCAGAAAGAGCAGAAAATCGAGGAAGTGGTAATGATTGGTTACGGTACTCAGAAAAAGAGTAATGTTACCGGTGCAATTTCAAGTATCAAGGCAAGTGATATCGAAAATATTCCTGCCGGAAAACCAGAGCAGGTACTACAAGGTAGAGCTGCAGGGGTAAATGTAATCACCAATTCTGGTCAGCCAGGTTCATCAGCAACAATTAGGGTGAGAGGTATTACCAGTTATTATTCCAATAACGATCCTTTATGGGTTGTAGACGGTATTGTTGTAGACGGTATCGGATGGCTGAATCAATCGGATATTGAAAGCATGGAGGTTCTTAAGGACGGTGCATCTTCTGCAATCTACGGGGTATCAGCTGCAAGAGGGGTTATTCTTGTAACAACTAAAAAAGGAAGAAGAGGAAAACTAAATCTTTCTTATAACGGTTCTTACGGGACGGCAAGAGCATCACGTAAGCTGGATCTTTTAGATGCAACACAGTATGCAACAATCCTCAATGAAGCTTATGTAAACGGAGGGCAAAATCCTGTATTCCAAAATCCGCAATCATTAGGTGGCGGAACAGATTGGCAGAATGTCATTTTTGGAACAGGAGAAAGATCAAACCACGAAGTAAGCATCAGTGGAGGAAATGAAAAATCTACATTCTACGGATCTTTCGGATATTTTGATCAGACCGGGATTGTTTTAAGTGATATTTCTTATTACAAAAGATTAACGGGACGTTTAAATTCAACACATAAATTAACAGACTGGTTAACAATAGGACAAACCTTTGCTTATACCCATACAAAGTCCCAGGGAATTAATTCCAACGGTGAATTCGGTGGCCCTTTAAGTTCTGCAGTGAATTTGGACCCTACAACTCCGGTAGTTGTGACAGATCCGGCGGTAGCGAACAGCAATACTTATTCAAATCCAAATATTGTAAGAGATCCTTACGGAAATCCTTACGGTATTTCAACATTGGTAGGCCAGGAAATGTCTAATCCGCTTGCCTTCAGATATACCCAATTAGGAAACTCAGGATGGTCTGATGATTTTATTGCCAATATTTTTGCAGAAGTGAAATTTTTAAAAGATTTTACATTTAAGTCATCGATCAACGGTAAGAAGGCATATTGGGGCAACCAAAACTTTACACCGCTTTTTTATCTGAATCCTAATTACAGTAATCTAAATTTCAACAGCTTAAGCAGAACTACACAACAAAAACTGGAGTGGAGTTTTGAAAATACTTTAACCTGGCAGAAAAGATTCGGAGAGCACAACCTTAATGTTTTAGCGGGTACGGGATATTACGAATATAATATCGGCTTCGGACAAACAGTGACGCATACCAATCTTCCTATCAGCAATTATCAGGATGCTTCTTTTAACTATTTTGTGCCGCAGGATCAAAAAAACATGAATGCATGGGATTATGTAAATACGCATAAAGCCTCTTATTTTGGAAGAATCGTTTATGATTACGCAAATAAATATTTATTTACAGGAACTATCAGAAGGGACGGATCGTCTAAGTTTCCAAATGCAAACCACTGGGGAACATTCCCTGCTTTCTCTTTAGGTTGGAATGTAGATAAAGAAAATTTCTGGCCGGAAAATAAAATTGTTAATACACTTAAGCTTCGTGGTGGTTATGGAGTATTGGGGAATGACGGGATCGGAGATTTTCTATTTGCGAGTTTCTATGTTCCGGGGGCTAATTATACCAACGGAAGCAATGTGATTATGCCTGGATACATTCCGAACACATTGGCAAACCCAGAATTAAAGTGGGAATCTACTTCTCAGCTAAATATTGCTACAGATATTAAATTCCTAAATAACTTCAATTTAACAGTAGATTACTATAAGAAAAAAACCTCTGATATTTTAAGACAAATACAAATTCCGGGATATGTTGGTGTAACAGTAGCACCCACAGCCAATATCGGTGACATGGAAAATGAAGGGGTAGAAGTTGAACTAGGTTACAGAAAAAACTGGACAGATTTCGGTGTTTCTGTTAACGGAAACTTTGCATACCTTAAAAATACGGTTACAAGTTTGGAATCCGGAAGAGAATACATCGACGGTCCTGGCTTCCAGTCTATGGGGCCTGTTTCAAGAATCCAGGTAGGAGAATCGTACGGTTCATTCTATGGATACAAAACATTAGGAATCTTCCAGAATCAGGATCAGATCAATACATACAGAAATGCAAGCGGACAATTGATTCTGCCTGATGCTAAACCTGGAGATTTTATTTGGGCTGATACCAATGGCGATGGTAAAATAACAGATTTGGATAAAGTAAATTTAGGAAATTCGGTTCCGAAATATACATTCGGTATGACAGTAAATATGAATTATAAAAACTGGGATTTTATGGTATTTGCACAAGGACAGGCAGGTAATAAGATTTTCCAGGGACTTAGACGTCTTGATATCTTAAATGCTAACTACCAAACTGCTATCCTGGATCGATGGACAGGTGAAGGTACTTCCAACACAACTCCAAGAGTAACAACTAATGATACCAACCACAACTATACTTGGATGTCAGAATATTATCTGCAAAAAGGAGATTATGTACGCGTGAAATTAGTGCAGTTAGGATATACCCTTCCACAAACAATGACACAAAATTTTGGAGTAAGCAAACTGCGTTTTTACATAACGGCTGAAAATCTTTTCACATTTACAAAATACACCGGTTACGATCCTGAAATTGCTGCGGGTGATAGTTTTGGTATCGACAGAGCATACTATCCGCAGGCAAAGACTTTCCTTTTTGGAGCAAATATCACATTCTAA
- a CDS encoding GLPGLI family protein: MYKLFFFFIFSLASAQHYRFTYSYQMKPDAGKRDSLITDYMNLDTDGRKSYFYNAAKYEKDSAYAVTKSYKDLLQSKSYDQNLSYIVEKDYTKREINFYDKFKTVHLVIPENDTPKWKIEKEFTKINGISCQKAITRYKGRAWEAWFSKEYPVNDGPYKFSGLPGIIVSLKDAENDHVFNLIQIKKINEIFSLLPKSAKQITFPEYKKIMNGFTFTNEDIESMSINKQEGRIDLQLKDGYIARIGTDEMKKMKKMDEEMTKRLRRTNNYIERE, from the coding sequence ATGTATAAATTATTCTTTTTCTTCATCTTTTCTCTGGCTTCTGCGCAGCATTACCGTTTTACCTATTCTTACCAAATGAAGCCGGATGCAGGTAAGAGAGATTCTTTGATTACCGATTATATGAATCTGGATACAGACGGAAGAAAATCCTACTTTTACAACGCGGCCAAATATGAAAAAGATTCGGCGTACGCTGTGACGAAAAGCTACAAAGATCTGCTTCAATCGAAATCTTACGATCAGAATTTAAGTTATATTGTAGAAAAAGATTATACAAAAAGGGAAATAAATTTTTATGATAAATTTAAAACTGTACATCTTGTAATTCCCGAAAATGACACTCCCAAATGGAAAATCGAAAAAGAATTTACAAAGATCAACGGTATAAGCTGTCAGAAAGCTATTACGCGATATAAAGGAAGAGCGTGGGAAGCCTGGTTCAGCAAAGAATATCCTGTAAATGACGGACCGTATAAATTTTCGGGACTTCCTGGAATCATTGTAAGCCTAAAAGATGCTGAAAATGATCATGTTTTTAATTTAATTCAGATTAAAAAAATCAATGAAATTTTTTCCCTGCTTCCAAAATCTGCAAAACAAATAACCTTTCCTGAATATAAAAAAATAATGAATGGTTTTACCTTTACCAATGAAGATATTGAAAGTATGAGTATAAACAAGCAGGAAGGCCGAATTGACCTCCAGCTTAAAGACGGTTATATCGCAAGAATCGGGACAGATGAAATGAAAAAGATGAAGAAGATGGATGAAGAAATGACAAAACGATTAAGAAGAACCAACAATTATATTGAGAGGGAATAA
- a CDS encoding MFS transporter: MTTKLSKISLPLRLTFLIFSMVLNCMGIVILQLSEAKVTYEKLGFLESFKDLPIAFISLFAVNFISRFGTKKSLILALTIVGICSFILPFVEVFWFYRLWFAIIGTCFAIGKICVFGIIRNNISEERALAKTMNSVEASFMIGIFVVNTGFGWLISSAYSEFWKFGFFSVSVLCAVTIFLFSKLPVSEPEKSNKENMVKDLSSLFNPLLFLFLAVIFSIVFLEQSFNSWLPSFYKKHLKVNSFFALQASSFLALFSYIGRTITANIIHRFSLSRYYIFCVSLIVMVLMIIIGIQFFDTEDSKTLLFLFPVIGLFLSPLYPVINSKMIARIDKAKANLFTSLIVIFSSLGSSVSSIIMAVLFGNELLSFYPVYILSAVIVIFTISLIYFRFADEKI; encoded by the coding sequence ATGACAACCAAACTTTCAAAAATTTCACTTCCCCTGCGACTTACTTTTCTCATTTTTTCAATGGTGCTGAATTGTATGGGTATCGTTATCCTTCAGCTTTCCGAAGCAAAAGTGACTTATGAGAAGCTTGGTTTTCTGGAGTCATTCAAGGATCTTCCAATTGCATTTATTTCACTTTTTGCAGTGAATTTTATCAGCAGATTCGGGACGAAAAAATCACTCATTCTGGCTTTAACAATTGTTGGGATTTGTTCATTCATTTTACCTTTTGTGGAAGTATTCTGGTTTTACAGATTATGGTTTGCCATCATTGGGACATGTTTTGCGATTGGTAAGATCTGTGTTTTCGGGATCATTCGGAACAATATTTCCGAAGAAAGAGCACTTGCCAAAACCATGAACAGCGTAGAGGCGTCTTTTATGATAGGAATTTTTGTGGTGAATACAGGTTTCGGATGGCTTATTTCCAGTGCGTATTCAGAATTCTGGAAATTCGGGTTTTTCTCGGTTTCCGTATTATGTGCGGTCACCATCTTTTTATTCTCAAAACTTCCTGTTTCCGAGCCGGAAAAATCCAATAAAGAAAATATGGTAAAAGATCTTTCATCACTCTTTAATCCTTTGTTATTTCTGTTCTTGGCGGTTATTTTTTCTATTGTATTTCTTGAACAGAGCTTTAATTCCTGGCTGCCTTCGTTTTATAAAAAACATTTGAAGGTCAATTCTTTTTTTGCATTGCAGGCTTCCTCATTTTTGGCCTTATTTTCCTACATTGGAAGAACAATTACAGCGAATATCATTCATAGATTTTCACTGTCCAGGTATTACATTTTTTGTGTCTCACTGATCGTAATGGTACTAATGATCATCATTGGAATACAGTTTTTTGATACCGAAGATTCGAAGACCCTTTTATTCTTATTTCCTGTTATAGGATTGTTTCTATCTCCGCTCTACCCTGTCATCAATTCAAAAATGATTGCACGGATTGATAAAGCAAAAGCCAATCTTTTCACATCGCTTATTGTTATTTTTTCATCTTTAGGAAGTTCTGTAAGTTCCATAATCATGGCTGTTCTATTCGGGAATGAACTCCTGAGTTTCTATCCCGTATACATATTATCCGCTGTAATTGTGATATTTACAATTAGTTTAATTTATTTTAGATTTGCAGATGAAAAAATTTAG
- a CDS encoding acyl-CoA dehydrogenase family protein — protein MSYYSLTSIPDYYGIDSLLTEEHKLIRQSVRDWVESFVMPQIDHAAQNHTDIPNLMKELGQIGALGPYIPVEYGGSGLDQISYGLIMQELERGDSAVRSAASVQSSLVMFPINEFGSEEQKKKYLPKLAAGEMIGSFGLTEPNHGSDPSSMETNFKDMGDHYLLNGAKMWITNSPLCDIAVVWAKNEEGKVQGLIVEREMEGFTTPETHNKWSLRASKTGELVFNNVKVPKENLLPGVTGLKGPLSCLNSARYGISWGVIGAAIDCYCTAVQYSKERKQFGKPIGSYQLQQKKLAEFLTEITKAQLLCLQLGNLKNEHKATPAQISMAKRNNVKMAIDIARESRQILGGMGIMGEFPMMRHAANLESVITYEGTHDVHLLITGLDITGINAF, from the coding sequence ATGTCATATTATTCCCTTACAAGCATTCCCGATTATTACGGGATTGATTCCTTACTTACCGAAGAACACAAACTTATCCGCCAGTCTGTGAGAGATTGGGTAGAAAGTTTTGTAATGCCACAGATTGATCATGCTGCACAAAACCACACCGATATCCCGAATTTGATGAAAGAATTGGGACAGATCGGGGCTTTAGGACCTTATATCCCTGTTGAATATGGAGGTTCCGGGCTGGATCAGATATCTTATGGCTTAATTATGCAGGAGCTTGAAAGAGGTGACTCTGCTGTACGTTCTGCTGCTTCTGTACAAAGTTCTCTGGTAATGTTTCCCATCAATGAATTTGGTTCTGAAGAACAGAAGAAAAAATATTTACCCAAACTGGCAGCTGGAGAAATGATCGGTTCCTTTGGTCTTACCGAGCCTAACCATGGCTCTGACCCAAGTTCTATGGAAACCAACTTCAAAGATATGGGAGATCATTATCTTTTAAACGGCGCCAAAATGTGGATCACCAATTCCCCACTTTGCGATATTGCCGTAGTTTGGGCTAAAAATGAAGAAGGTAAAGTGCAGGGACTGATTGTTGAAAGAGAAATGGAAGGTTTTACAACCCCGGAAACCCACAATAAATGGAGCTTAAGAGCTTCAAAGACGGGAGAACTGGTTTTCAATAATGTGAAAGTTCCTAAAGAAAATCTACTTCCGGGAGTTACCGGATTAAAAGGTCCTTTATCTTGTTTAAATTCAGCGAGATATGGTATTTCATGGGGTGTAATTGGTGCGGCAATTGACTGCTACTGTACGGCTGTTCAGTATTCTAAAGAAAGAAAACAGTTTGGAAAACCAATCGGTTCTTATCAGTTACAGCAAAAAAAATTAGCCGAATTTTTAACGGAAATTACTAAAGCTCAGTTGCTTTGTTTGCAGCTAGGCAACCTTAAAAATGAACATAAGGCTACGCCTGCACAGATTTCAATGGCTAAAAGAAACAATGTGAAAATGGCTATTGATATTGCCAGAGAATCCCGCCAGATCTTAGGCGGAATGGGTATTATGGGAGAATTTCCGATGATGAGACACGCTGCCAACCTTGAATCAGTCATTACTTACGAAGGAACGCATGATGTACATCTTCTGATTACAGGCCTTGATATTACCGGAATAAATGCATTTTAA
- a CDS encoding NUDIX hydrolase, producing the protein MKINTEKNKETLRELIDTKDFVAHVSVDCTIFGFHNNILKVLLLKYHDLDLWSLPGGFVFNDEDLREAAERVLYERTHLKDIFLKQFHTFGRIDRTENNVHQILLKNKGIEVPKDHWIFQRFITVGYCSLIDFSIANTFPDAFNETCEWFEVSNLPKMAFDHDRIIETGLEYLRMNINTEVAASNLLPEKFTMKDLQCLYETILGQKFRRNNFQRKILSLNILDRLEKLYDGSANKAPYLYKFKNRIYNPTNQYPISNEEEEN; encoded by the coding sequence ATGAAAATTAATACCGAAAAAAATAAGGAGACGCTCCGGGAACTTATTGATACAAAAGATTTTGTAGCACACGTGTCTGTCGACTGCACCATATTCGGTTTTCATAACAATATTCTTAAAGTCCTGCTTTTAAAGTACCATGACCTGGATTTGTGGTCGCTTCCGGGAGGTTTTGTATTCAACGATGAAGATTTGCGCGAAGCTGCCGAAAGGGTTTTATACGAAAGAACACACCTGAAAGATATTTTCCTGAAGCAGTTTCACACATTTGGAAGAATCGACAGAACGGAGAATAATGTTCACCAGATCCTGTTAAAAAACAAAGGCATCGAAGTCCCGAAAGACCACTGGATTTTTCAGCGATTTATTACAGTAGGCTATTGCAGTCTTATTGATTTTTCCATCGCCAATACTTTTCCCGATGCGTTCAATGAAACCTGCGAATGGTTTGAAGTCAGCAATTTACCTAAAATGGCTTTTGATCATGACCGTATTATTGAAACCGGACTAGAATATCTTAGAATGAATATCAATACGGAAGTTGCTGCAAGTAACCTTCTTCCCGAAAAATTCACCATGAAAGATCTCCAGTGTTTGTACGAAACAATTTTAGGACAGAAATTCAGAAGAAATAATTTTCAGCGTAAAATATTAAGTTTAAATATTTTAGACAGGCTTGAAAAACTGTACGATGGTTCTGCAAATAAAGCTCCTTATCTCTACAAGTTTAAAAACAGAATCTACAATCCTACCAACCAGTACCCTATTTCGAACGAAGAGGAGGAAAACTGA